In Leguminivora glycinivorella isolate SPB_JAAS2020 chromosome 20, LegGlyc_1.1, whole genome shotgun sequence, the following proteins share a genomic window:
- the LOC125236888 gene encoding uncharacterized protein LOC125236888, whose translation MTTQSAVQLKVLLDTTSECLHNIQNLNVSVDSWDPLVIFLLVQKLDPETHKDWEEHAYKSDSEPLPKWNDFKEFLEAKFRTLELLSTNTKEVKTNKERSTCHVATPTFENKSCVMCKESHTLCHCKEFTKMEPKERSEYVKNNNLCYNCLVPGHSATKCRVPVSCRICHRRHHSLLHQLKQAEPVATSSPSQPLASSLHVVEDIEEVQANTVIALHLTTRQKSALLATAVVEARSNQGHIIPLRALIDQGSEESFISEKAAQLLKLDRQHVKGSITGLGPMRTEINHVCELQIKSQWDKTFVLPVRAYVMSKQLTKKLPKKHIVQQPWPHLQGLQLADPNYNSSGPIDLLLGVRVYARILQAELVKGPPGTPCAQRTDLGWILFGESDSTPQEDSYLVMHHQVDIEDTLKSLWEIETDSKRKYTKEEQLCEEIYEKTVTRNQEGRYIVKLPFKTENPKVLDGNTKEIATKRFMQLERRFKRSPNLKTEYIKGINDYIEEGHLEEVPEKEKEDRSVYLPHHAVIREDKETTRTRIVFDASCKGTNNVSLNDELMIGPQLQDDLRNLLMRWRLRRVCFVADVQKMYRQILVTKEDANYQRILWRQEESDELKEYRMLRVTFGTAPAPYLAVKTLQKIAIDEEEKQLNGHKTNKHTEVAIKTIKEDFYMDDLLSGAATSEEAIGIANEVVRILKQGGFELTKWSSNNIEFMKSIDEDKRSANAQIELNLDGTIKALGVVWNLGTDQFQYNLSLPPISTTITKRGILSDVQKLFDPLGWIAPSTVMAKMLMQKLWLEKVSWDESVSPELEEEWKQIRDDFENVKDIRMDRWLGTTDTEEESIHLHGFSDASMRAYAAVVYIRVKSKNKVTTKIIAARTRIAPLKTISLPRLELCGALLLSKLMKQIGQAMRIPTTNMFAWTDSSIVIAWLCGEPNRWKPFVANRVVEIVENLNNKHWYHVQSKDNPADIASRGMNLSTLKNCGLWWHGPSWLSEKEIHISKHENYTTNEEMKVEKIKTYLNIEDLEKRENGITTQFEDFDNLTDLLKTIIYCRRFLNFKKNPDGIDKDITAMELQDAMNICIKKVQQEEYQEEIDRLTLDKQVKRKSCLRSLAPYIDENKILRVGGRLRHANVDEDRKHPIILGHKNSLVPLIIADAHSRTLHGTLPEMLCYLRSKYWILRSKSLAKRHIQKCLTCAKQNATSKPQIMGDLPEARVTPARPFLHSGVDFAGPYQILTSKGRGGKTVKVYIAIFICMAVKAIHIELVGDLTSEAFIAAFKRFVARRGKCTHLWSDQGRNFVGANKELVEAWNEAKLKFTGPIAETLAIEGTQWHFIPAYSPNFGGLWESGVKSIKYHLKRVLTTNLTFEEMTTVLHEIEACLNSRPLCPIDNSDPENAEILTPGHFLIGEAPNVVPAADYKECKIHTLSRWQLTQKLLADFWRRWQDEYLSRLQQRPKWLKKENDFKKGDVVLIKTDNLPPGKWSLGRIMEKHPAEDGFTRVYSVKSGSAIVKRSVTKLCALPVDTDTL comes from the coding sequence ATGACTACACAATCAGCTGTTCAATTGAAAGTACTCCTAGATACAACGTCAGAGTGTTTACACAACATTCAAAACCTGAATGTTTCTGTTGACTCTTGGGATCCACTTGTGATATTTTTGCTCGTTCAAAAATTGGACCCAGAGACGCATAAAGACTGGGAAGAGCATGCGTATAAGAGTGACTCTGAACCCTTACCGAAGTGGAATGATTTTAAGGAGTTTTTAGAAGCAAAGTTTCGTACGCTGGAACTACTGTCAACGAATACAAAAGAAGTTAAGACAAACAAGGAGCGAAGTACATGCCATGTTGCCACACCTACCTTTGAGAACAAGAGTTGTGTAATGTGTAAAGAAAGTCATACACTATGTCACTGCAAGGAGTTCACCAAGATGGAACCTAAGGAGAGAAGCGAATATGTCAAGAACAACAACTTATGTTACAACTGTCTAGTACCAGGGCATTCAGCAACAAAATGTCGAGTACCTGTGTCCTGTAGAATATGTCACCGACGCCATCACTCCCTTCTACATCAACTCAAGCAAGCTGAGCCTGTGGCCACCTCGAGCCCCTCACAACCACTGGCTTCATCATTACATGTTGTAGAAGATATAGAAGAAGTGCAAGCAAACACAGTGATCGCGTTACATCTCACTACTAGACAGAAATCAGCACTACTAGCGACTGCTGTGGTGGAAGCAAGAAGCAATCAAGGTCACATCATTCCACTGCGCGCGCTAATAGACCAAGGTTCCGAAGAATCATTTATAAGCGAAAAAGCGGCTCAACTGCTCAAGCTTGACCGACAACACGTAAAAGGAAGCATCACGGGCTTGGGGCCTATGAGAACAGAAATCAACCATGTCTGTGAGCTGCAAATCAAATCACAGTGGGACAAAACATTTGTCCTACCGGTCAGAGCTTATGTAATGTCGAAACAGCTGACCAAGAAGCTACCTAAGAAGCATATCGTTCAACAACCATGGCCTCATCTACAAGGATTACAGCTAGCGGATCCTAATTACAACAGCTCGGGACCCATAGATCTCTTGCTTGGAGTCCGAGTGTACGCTAGAATACTGCAGGCAGAACTAGTCAAAGGTCCACCAGGTACACCATGCGCACAAAGAACCGACCTGGGCTGGATTCTTTTTGGAGAGAGTGACAGCACACCACAAGAAGATTCTTACCTTGTTATGCATCATCAGGTCGATATAGAAGACACACTGAAATCTCTATGGGAAATAGAAACAGACAGTAAGAGAAAATACACCAAGGAAGAACAGCTATGTGAAGAAATCTATGAAAAAACAGTCACTCGAAACCAAGAAGGAAGATACATCGTCAAGCTGCCATTTAAAACTGAGAATCCTAAAGTACTTGATGGAAATACAAAAGAAATAGCTACAAAGAGATTTATGCAACTAGAAAGAAGATTTAAACGTTCGCCGAACCTGAAAACTGAATACATAAAAGGTATTAATGATTACATCGAAGAAGGACATCTAGAAGAAGTACCTGAAAAGGAAAAAGAAGATAGATCAGTGTATTTGCCCCACCACGCAGTAATTCGCGAAGATAAAGAAACTACACGCACGCGTATCGTTTTTGACGCTTCCTGCAAGGGAACAAACAACGTCTCATTAAATGATGAACTAATGATCGGCCCACAGCTACAAGATGACTTAAGAAATCTTTTGATGAGATGGAGACTTAGACGCGTTTGCTTTGTAGCAGATGTCCAGAAGATGTACCGCCAAATATTGGTGACTAAAGAAGACGCAAATTACCAACGCATCCTTTGGCGACAAGAAGAGTCTGATGAGTTGAAAGAATATCGTATGCTCCGAGTCACTTTCGGCACCGCTCCAGCTCCATACTTAGCGGTCAAGACGCTTCAGAAGATTGCTATCGATGAAGAAGAAAAACAACTCAATGGACATAAAACTAACAAACACACTGAAGTTGCAATCAAAACTATAAAAGAAGACTTTTATATGGACGACTTGCTGTCAGGGGCAGCAACCAGTGAAGAAGCTATTGGAATAGCTAATGAAGTAGTACGTATCCTGAAACAAGGCGGATTCGAACTAACCAAATGGTCCTCTAACAACATCGAATTTATGAAATCCATTGATGAAGATAAAAGATCAGCGAATGCACAAATAGAACTGAACCTTGATGGAACTATAAAAGCACTTGGAGTTGTTTGGAACCTTGGTACTGATCAATTTCAATACAACCTGTCACTACCTCCTATATCAACGACTATAACTAAACGTGGGATATTGTCAGATGTGCAGAAGCTTTTTGATCCACTAGGCTGGATCGCACCGAGTACTGTTATGGCAAAGATGCTGATGCAAAAGTTATGGCTTGAGAAAGTCTCATGGGATGAAAGTGTCAGTCCTGAGCTGGAAGAAGAATGGAAACAAATAAGAGATGATTTTGAGAATGTCAAGGATATCAGAATGGATAGATGGCTTGGAACGACAGATACAGAAGAAGAAAGTATACACTTACATGGATTTAGCGACGCATCTATGCGTGCATACGCTGCCGTCGTGTATATAAGAGTTAAAAGCAAGAACAAAGTAACAACAAAAATCATTGCTGCACGTACGAGAATTGCGCCCTTGAAAACAATCTCACTCCCGCGATTAGAGTTATGTGGCGCCTTACTCCTGTCTAAATTAATGAAACAGATTGGACAGGCGATGAGAATACCAACAACAAACATGTTCGCATGGACCGACTCTTCTATAGTCATCGCTTGGCTTTGTGGAGAACCCAATAGATGGAAACCGTTTGTAGCCAACCGAGTCGTAGAAATCGTCGAGAACCTGAACAACAAACACTGGTATCATGTGCAGTCTAAAGACAACCCTGCAGATATCGCTTCGAGAGGGATGAACCTGTCCACACTTAAGAACTGTGGTTTGTGGTGGCACGGCCCGAGCTGGTTATCTGAAAAAGAAATACACATTAGTAAACATGAAAACTATACAACAAATGAAGAAATGAAAGTTGAGAAAATTAAAACTTACCTGAACATTGAAGACCTGGAAAAACGAGAAAATGGAATAACTACACAATTTGAAGACTTTGATAACTTAACTGATTTACTGAAGACTATTATCTATTGTCGAAGATTTTTAAACTTCAAGAAAAATCCAGATGGCATCGATAAAGATATCACTGCAATGGAATTACAAGACGCCATGAATATATGCATTAAAAAGGTACAGCAAGAAGAGTATCAAGAAGAAATAGATCGATTGACATTAGATAAACAGGTGAAAAGAAAAAGCTGCTTAAGATCACTCGCCCCATATATAGATGAAAATAAAATCCTCAGGGTGGGCGGTCGCCTCAGACATGCAAATGTTGATGAAGACAGAAAGCATCCAATCATTTTGGGACACAAGAACTCATTAGTGCCACTAATAATTGCTGATGCACATTCAAGAACACTTCATGGCACTTTGCCTGAAATGCTATGCTACTTACGATCTAAGTACTGGATATTACGATCAAAGTCCTTAGCCAAGAGACACATACAGAAATGCCTTACCTGTGCAAAACAGAATGCTACGTCTAAGCCTCAAATTATGGGAGATTTACCGGAGGCGAGAGTCACTCCTGCGAGACCATTCCTACACAGTGGAGTAGACTTCGCAGGACCATACCAGATATTGACGTCTAAAGGCCGAGGAGGAAAAACTGTGAAGGTGTACATAGCCATTTTTATTTGCATGGCTGTCAAGGCTATTCACATTGAACTAGTGGGAGACCTTACCTCAGAGGCATTCATAGCAGCATTCAAACGCTTCGTCGCTAGAAGAGGAAAATGTACTCACCTGTGGAGCGATCAGGGTAGAAACTTCGTAGGCGCTAACAAAGAACTTGTAGAAGCCTGGAATGAAGCTAAATTGAAATTTACCGGACCAATAGCTGAGACTCTTGCTATCGAAGGCACACAATGGCACTTCATTCCTGCTTATAGCCCAAATTTCGGTGGCCTTTGGGAATCGGGCGTCAAATCGATAAAATACCATCTAAAGAGAGTTCTGACAACAAATCTGACGTTCGAAGAGATGACGACGGTACTTCACGAGATCGAAGCCTGTCTAAATTCACGTCCTCTATGCCCGATCGATAACTCAGATCCTGAAAACGCGGAAATTCTCACTCCAGGACATTTTTTAATAGGTGAAGCCCCTAATGTTGTTCCAGCAGCAGATTATAAAGAATGCAAAATACATACCCTGTCACGCTGGCAACTCACGCAGAAACTGTTGGCAGATTTTTGGCGTCGATGGCAAGATGAGTACTTATCCAGACTGCAACAAAGACCTAAATGGCTGAAAAAAGAgaatgactttaaaaaaggagaTGTAGTACTTATTAAAACTGATAACTTACCTCCAGGCAAATGGTCACTGGGCCGCATTATGGAGAAACACCCTGCTGAAGATGGTTTTACTAGAGTGTACAGTGTGAAATCTGGTAGTGCTATAGTGAAACGTTCTGTAACTAAATTATGTGCGTTGCCCGTTGATACTGATACATTGTAA